A genomic window from Candidatus Bathyarchaeota archaeon includes:
- a CDS encoding DUF402 domain-containing protein, whose amino-acid sequence MANARVRGIYSTALTKLLLDSGFKVVQPSLVMKERFGVEEDREPPDLEISDRPDRQGVKALGKADAIEKFISILKKFLSDAILRKGTVSAGGIYKGIVKKIDPKHHVALIDIGSAFGALQLDEAPNIRLGDILIQVDRNYARAKVPALTTKISILGNYAILISDGHVRVSRKILDRNSRDRLCKLGEELKTEWGILWRTAAENQPPDVLRSEIAYLMEKGKIIKERAERLKAPSLVYEGRYYLDAEFPALSKKKLDAIRSSITPTIPGHHYYKACGGNIASAVDMAEKLLSMGHPLKEVEDLFLQTVTTEFPIEDSTVTIEHVKLDGRVFHLGKALVETYDRDKSIITLRRTFETNGIYDGFETPKETGDYAITEIKVNEWYVKTQYFSRDGRQKGIYINVNTPVELYPTRIRYVDLEIDICVFPNGEIKILDEKKLEEQVEKGTITIDLLHATRSKLNDILESLGKPSSLKVN is encoded by the coding sequence TTGGCTAACGCTCGAGTTCGTGGTATTTATTCAACTGCTCTAACGAAGCTTCTTCTTGACAGCGGCTTTAAAGTGGTACAACCTTCACTTGTAATGAAGGAGAGATTTGGCGTAGAGGAAGACCGTGAACCTCCGGACCTAGAGATCTCTGACCGTCCAGATCGTCAAGGGGTTAAAGCCTTAGGGAAGGCTGATGCAATAGAAAAGTTCATTTCAATCCTAAAGAAATTTCTCAGCGACGCAATCCTCAGAAAGGGAACAGTATCTGCAGGCGGAATTTACAAGGGCATAGTCAAGAAAATCGATCCAAAGCATCACGTAGCCTTAATTGACATTGGATCAGCCTTCGGCGCCCTCCAACTTGATGAAGCTCCAAACATCAGACTTGGGGATATCTTAATCCAGGTAGATAGGAACTATGCGAGAGCCAAGGTTCCTGCATTAACGACTAAGATAAGCATCCTTGGAAACTATGCGATTTTAATCTCTGACGGTCATGTTAGGGTAAGCCGAAAGATTTTGGACCGAAATTCTCGAGACAGACTCTGTAAGTTGGGAGAAGAACTTAAAACAGAATGGGGCATTTTATGGAGGACCGCAGCTGAAAACCAACCTCCCGACGTATTAAGGAGTGAAATAGCATACCTTATGGAGAAGGGAAAGATAATTAAAGAGAGAGCTGAACGGCTGAAAGCACCTTCACTTGTTTACGAAGGAAGATATTATTTAGATGCGGAGTTCCCAGCCCTCTCGAAGAAGAAACTCGATGCAATTCGCAGCTCTATCACCCCAACTATCCCAGGACACCACTACTACAAGGCCTGCGGAGGAAACATCGCTTCGGCAGTTGATATGGCTGAAAAACTTCTCAGCATGGGGCACCCCCTTAAGGAGGTTGAAGATCTATTTTTGCAAACTGTTACCACGGAATTTCCAATTGAAGATTCCACCGTAACAATAGAGCACGTCAAACTTGATGGAAGAGTTTTCCATCTAGGAAAAGCCTTAGTTGAAACCTACGACCGAGATAAATCTATAATAACATTACGAAGGACTTTTGAAACCAATGGCATATACGACGGGTTTGAAACACCAAAAGAAACTGGCGATTATGCCATTACGGAAATTAAAGTAAATGAATGGTATGTTAAAACGCAGTATTTCTCAAGGGATGGGCGGCAAAAGGGTATTTACATTAACGTAAACACTCCGGTTGAATTATACCCTACTAGAATCAGGTACGTAGATTTAGAAATCGATATATGCGTCTTCCCAAATGGTGAGATAAAGATACTTGACGAGAAGAAGCTAGAAGAGCAAGTTGAAAAAGGTACCATAACAATTGACCTTCTACACGCTACTAGAAGCAAGTTAAATGATATTTTAGAAAGTTTAGGAAAGCCATCGAGTTTGAAAGTTAACTGA
- a CDS encoding DUF362 domain-containing protein codes for MRKAVVAIVKGKDPVRMTIKALEMINAEKTVSPDDTVLIKPNYVTAKHPLTGVTTDPHVIEGLVKFLRQYGVRSITIAEGSGFCDTFEAYELAGVAKIAKAYGIRLVDLNKDQLIEIRIPNAMVLKKVKLAKTALESSCIISVPKLKTHSLTKVTLSLKNLMGAVIPKDTMHNNLEEKIVDLFSLIRPKLAVIDGLIGCSGGELGGTPVRMDIIIAGADPIAVDAIGAAIMGIKPSEVDHIRLAEGRGLGVGSLDGIDILQEGIGWITREIGTNEVVQRLREDWAQGLQSNF; via the coding sequence ATGCGGAAAGCAGTGGTTGCAATCGTCAAGGGCAAGGATCCAGTTAGAATGACGATTAAGGCTTTGGAGATGATCAACGCGGAGAAAACGGTATCCCCTGATGACACTGTTCTAATCAAACCAAATTATGTTACAGCCAAACATCCCTTAACAGGTGTCACCACAGACCCCCACGTCATCGAGGGACTTGTAAAATTCCTGAGGCAATATGGAGTGAGATCCATAACCATAGCCGAGGGGAGCGGATTCTGCGATACCTTCGAAGCCTACGAGTTAGCTGGAGTTGCAAAGATAGCTAAGGCTTATGGCATCAGGCTTGTCGACCTAAATAAAGACCAGTTAATTGAGATCAGAATTCCGAACGCAATGGTGCTTAAAAAAGTTAAACTAGCCAAGACAGCCCTTGAAAGTAGTTGCATCATTAGTGTACCAAAACTAAAGACGCATAGTTTGACCAAAGTTACACTCAGCTTAAAGAACCTAATGGGCGCTGTCATTCCAAAGGATACCATGCATAATAACCTAGAGGAGAAAATAGTTGATTTATTCTCACTAATTAGGCCTAAGCTAGCAGTTATCGACGGATTAATTGGCTGCTCGGGTGGCGAGCTGGGAGGAACACCGGTCCGAATGGATATTATAATAGCAGGAGCGGATCCTATAGCGGTCGATGCGATAGGTGCGGCTATCATGGGAATAAAACCAAGCGAGGTTGATCATATCAGACTCGCTGAAGGGCGAGGATTAGGTGTGGGAAGCCTTGATGGAATAGATATCCTTCAGGAAGGTATTGGATGGATTACTAGGGAAATTGGAACTAATGAGGTTGTGCAACGCCTCCGGGAGGACTGGGCTCAAGGATTACAGTCAAATTTTTGA